One part of the Halobacteriovorax vibrionivorans genome encodes these proteins:
- a CDS encoding alpha/beta fold hydrolase produces MDMTIDTWQHEYPFRNNFLEINGNKYHYLDEGNPEGEVVIMLHGNPTWSFYYRNIVKELQEDYRCIVPDHFGCGLSDKPQDYEYTLENHINNVLMLIDQLQIKKFKLLVHDWGGAIGMGVATSRPESVTGVILLNTAAFKSLDIPKRIALCKLPLIGEPMVRTFNAFAWPATFMTTTKPLAKHIKEGYLHPYNSYKNRIATARFVKDIPLTKSHPSYGRLEEIENGLKNVKCPKMFLWGAKDFCFNMKFLKRWKEFYPQEDSKTKYVVYENAGHYVIEDERENCLKEIKGFLNEYSS; encoded by the coding sequence ATGGATATGACAATCGATACTTGGCAACACGAATACCCATTTAGGAATAATTTTCTTGAAATCAATGGCAATAAATATCACTATCTGGATGAAGGTAATCCTGAAGGTGAAGTTGTTATCATGCTTCACGGAAATCCAACGTGGTCATTCTATTACAGAAATATTGTAAAAGAATTACAAGAAGATTATCGTTGCATTGTTCCTGATCACTTTGGATGTGGCCTATCAGATAAGCCACAAGACTATGAGTATACATTAGAAAATCACATCAATAACGTCCTAATGCTTATTGATCAACTCCAAATAAAGAAGTTTAAACTTCTAGTTCACGATTGGGGTGGAGCTATTGGAATGGGTGTTGCAACATCAAGACCAGAAAGTGTAACAGGTGTTATTCTACTTAATACAGCTGCATTTAAGTCTCTTGATATCCCAAAAAGAATTGCTCTTTGTAAGCTCCCTCTTATTGGTGAGCCAATGGTTCGCACGTTTAATGCTTTTGCTTGGCCTGCAACATTTATGACCACAACAAAGCCTCTAGCTAAACATATTAAAGAAGGTTATCTCCACCCATATAATAGCTACAAGAATCGAATTGCTACAGCTCGATTTGTAAAAGATATTCCTCTAACAAAGTCCCATCCAAGTTATGGAAGATTAGAAGAGATTGAAAATGGACTAAAGAACGTAAAATGTCCAAAAATGTTTCTCTGGGGCGCTAAGGACTTCTGTTTTAATATGAAGTTCTTAAAGAGATGGAAAGAGTTTTATCCCCAAGAGGACTCAAAGACTAAGTATGTCGTATATGAAAATGCTGGTCACTATGTGATTGAAGACGAAAGAGAAAATTGTCTTAAAGAAATAAAAGGCTTTCTGAATGAATATAGCTCTTAG
- a CDS encoding fatty acid CoA ligase family protein: MNIALRIENWAQKTPDKTCLKFPVKTGSGYKYDQLSFKAFNDLSSHYAACLNEEGIQKGDKVLLFVKPSFDFPALTFALFKLGAIPILIDPGMGLKNLFKAIKDAKPDYLIAVNIVHILRLFKKDSFKTIKKYFTTESKILSSLTTISSLRNKEHRDFSTQEVAPQDLAAILFTSGGTGRPKGVEYTHEIFNRQTDVLQELFNLTAEDIDVPGFPLFSFFTMSMGMTSVIPDMNPSKPAKCDPEALIKNINDNKATFVAGSPAIWDRVGRHLEKTNQTLDTVKYIVMFGAPVRNEVHERLLSRLTREDADTYTPYGATECLPVSCFNGKEVLTKTQFETAKGSGTCIGLPCPGVEIRIIKDVDGVIKDIKDTRQLPSGMIGEIIVRTKTATAAYHELEDKTREAKIYDGDTFWHRMGDIGRIDNEGRLWFYGRKAHQVKAHATTYYPISIEAIFNKHPLVEKSALIWILKNNRIRPALSVEPNSFVMNKSRLKQELKIMANQHSHTKDIDEIYICSKFPVDIRHNIKIDRKALSKLAQAGKLR; the protein is encoded by the coding sequence ATGAATATAGCTCTTAGAATTGAGAACTGGGCACAAAAAACTCCAGACAAGACTTGTCTTAAATTTCCAGTTAAAACAGGCAGTGGATATAAGTATGACCAATTAAGTTTTAAAGCGTTTAATGACTTAAGTTCTCACTATGCGGCCTGCTTAAATGAAGAAGGTATCCAAAAAGGAGACAAGGTCTTACTTTTTGTAAAACCATCATTTGACTTCCCTGCCCTTACTTTTGCTCTCTTTAAACTAGGGGCCATCCCTATTCTAATTGATCCAGGAATGGGCCTTAAAAACCTTTTTAAAGCAATCAAAGATGCAAAACCTGACTATCTAATCGCAGTTAATATCGTGCATATTCTAAGGCTATTTAAAAAAGATAGCTTTAAAACAATTAAGAAGTATTTCACTACAGAAAGTAAGATACTTTCTTCTTTAACAACAATTAGTTCACTCAGAAATAAAGAACATAGGGACTTTAGTACACAAGAAGTTGCCCCTCAAGACTTAGCGGCCATTCTCTTTACTTCCGGTGGAACTGGTAGGCCAAAAGGTGTTGAATACACACATGAAATATTTAACAGACAAACTGATGTGCTACAGGAATTATTCAATCTAACTGCTGAAGATATTGATGTTCCAGGGTTTCCTCTATTTTCATTTTTTACCATGTCAATGGGAATGACTAGCGTAATCCCAGACATGAACCCGAGTAAACCAGCAAAATGTGATCCCGAAGCACTCATTAAAAATATCAATGATAATAAGGCAACATTTGTTGCTGGCTCACCTGCTATATGGGATAGAGTTGGACGTCATCTAGAAAAGACGAATCAAACACTCGATACTGTAAAATACATTGTTATGTTTGGTGCTCCTGTTCGCAATGAAGTACATGAAAGACTACTTTCAAGACTGACTCGTGAAGATGCGGACACATATACACCATATGGAGCAACTGAATGTTTGCCAGTTAGCTGTTTTAACGGAAAAGAAGTTCTTACCAAAACACAATTTGAAACTGCTAAGGGTTCTGGTACTTGTATTGGTCTACCTTGTCCAGGCGTAGAAATTAGAATTATTAAAGATGTAGACGGCGTAATTAAAGATATAAAAGATACAAGGCAGCTTCCTAGCGGAATGATTGGTGAAATTATTGTGCGAACGAAAACAGCTACTGCCGCTTATCATGAATTAGAAGACAAAACACGAGAAGCAAAAATCTATGACGGTGATACATTCTGGCACCGCATGGGTGATATTGGAAGAATTGATAACGAAGGTAGACTCTGGTTTTATGGACGCAAGGCCCATCAAGTAAAGGCCCATGCCACGACATATTATCCAATCTCAATAGAAGCAATATTTAATAAACATCCATTAGTTGAGAAATCCGCTTTGATATGGATTCTTAAAAATAATCGCATTAGACCTGCTTTAAGTGTTGAACCAAATTCATTTGTCATGAATAAATCTCGCTTAAAACAAGAGTTAAAGATCATGGCCAATCAACACTCACACACAAAAGATATCGATGAGATTTATATCTGCTCAAAATTTCCAGTTGATATTCGCCACAATATAAAAATTGATCGCAAGGCTTTATCAAAACTAGCACAAGCAGGGAAGCTGAGGTAG
- a CDS encoding NAD-dependent epimerase/dehydratase family protein: MRVLVTGVTGFLGYHIAKDLLKDGHEVINFSRRHTSEVDELGIETIKGDLTNYEDIKNALRDIDAVFHAAGKVGMWGKSKDFHRINVDGTKNLVNAMKEQGAKYLIYTSTPSVVFGKDEIKNGDESLPYPKKYLNEYAKSKSIAERFVLESNGHGILTTSIRPHLIYGERDKNIIPRLIQRAKSGRLKIIGDGQNLVDINYVENASHAHVMALKELSTEAKNQGKAYFIGQEKPVNLWDFINKILEAKGEKPISSKVSLKIVYFIGLIFELVYKLLGKYDDQPPMTRFVALQMGTSHYFKHDNARVDFGYSPKITIEESLEKIKN, encoded by the coding sequence ATGAGAGTCTTAGTTACAGGTGTTACTGGCTTCTTAGGCTATCATATTGCAAAAGACTTATTAAAAGATGGACATGAAGTAATCAACTTCTCTCGTCGACACACCTCAGAAGTTGACGAGCTCGGTATCGAAACAATTAAAGGCGACCTAACTAATTATGAAGATATTAAAAATGCCTTAAGAGATATCGATGCAGTATTCCATGCTGCAGGAAAAGTTGGAATGTGGGGGAAGAGTAAAGACTTTCATCGCATTAATGTTGATGGAACAAAGAACCTTGTAAATGCTATGAAGGAGCAAGGTGCAAAATATTTAATCTACACAAGTACACCAAGCGTAGTCTTTGGAAAAGACGAGATTAAAAATGGAGACGAGTCACTTCCCTATCCAAAAAAATATCTTAATGAATACGCAAAATCCAAATCTATTGCAGAACGATTTGTCCTAGAGTCAAATGGCCATGGAATACTAACAACTTCAATTAGGCCTCACTTAATTTATGGAGAACGCGATAAGAATATCATCCCAAGACTTATTCAAAGGGCAAAAAGTGGCCGTTTAAAAATTATTGGTGATGGCCAGAATTTAGTTGATATTAACTACGTAGAGAATGCATCACATGCACATGTCATGGCCTTAAAAGAGCTATCTACAGAGGCCAAGAATCAAGGAAAAGCATATTTTATTGGCCAAGAGAAACCCGTCAACCTATGGGACTTCATTAATAAAATACTAGAGGCCAAAGGTGAAAAGCCTATTAGTAGTAAAGTTTCTCTTAAGATCGTATACTTTATTGGCCTTATTTTCGAATTAGTTTATAAGCTTCTAGGAAAGTATGACGATCAACCACCAATGACACGTTTTGTGGCCCTACAAATGGGAACTTCTCATTATTTCAAGCATGATAATGCAAGAGTTGATTTTGGTTATTCACCTAAAATAACAATTGAAGAATCACTTGAGAAGATAAAAAACTAG
- a CDS encoding undecaprenyl-diphosphate phosphatase, producing the protein MTLWMAIVYGIIQGLTEFLPVSSSGHLALLPFIYEFKDPGIFFDLAMHVGTALAVGIYFHKDVLRISKNAIFFILPGKTCDDFTKNFMIATFFTGFFALILKPVAEAYGRNEVFIAFNLAFFGILLFISDRISKTNKNMEGFRASSSIVIGLSQVLAIFPGVSRSGITITAARFLGLSKADASSFSFLLSLPLIFAAFMLKSYNLMSKPQGVQFELFNCAIGMLVSFFVGLATIHYFMKLIKRIQFGYFLVYRLILSALVFYLLK; encoded by the coding sequence ATGACATTATGGATGGCCATTGTTTATGGAATAATTCAAGGATTAACAGAGTTTCTACCTGTTTCAAGCTCTGGTCATTTGGCCTTACTTCCATTCATATATGAGTTTAAAGACCCAGGAATATTCTTTGATTTAGCTATGCATGTGGGAACAGCTTTGGCCGTAGGTATCTACTTCCATAAAGATGTCTTAAGAATTTCAAAGAATGCAATTTTCTTTATTCTACCTGGAAAAACATGTGATGATTTCACTAAGAACTTTATGATCGCAACTTTTTTTACAGGCTTTTTTGCATTAATCTTAAAACCAGTTGCTGAAGCTTATGGAAGAAATGAAGTCTTTATTGCATTCAACTTAGCATTCTTTGGTATCTTATTGTTCATATCAGATCGCATAAGTAAAACAAATAAGAATATGGAAGGGTTTCGTGCCTCATCGTCTATTGTAATTGGACTATCTCAAGTACTGGCGATTTTCCCAGGTGTATCACGTTCAGGTATTACAATTACTGCGGCAAGATTCTTAGGGCTTTCTAAAGCTGACGCTTCTTCATTTTCATTCTTATTATCTCTGCCTCTTATTTTTGCAGCCTTTATGCTCAAAAGTTATAACTTAATGTCTAAACCACAAGGTGTGCAATTTGAGCTCTTTAATTGTGCAATAGGCATGTTGGTTTCATTCTTTGTGGGCCTTGCTACTATTCACTATTTTATGAAACTTATAAAGAGAATCCAATTTGGTTACTTTTTAGTTTATCGCTTGATTTTAAGTGCGCTAGTTTTTTATCTTCTCAAGTGA
- a CDS encoding gluzincin family metallopeptidase produces MNIAVRKLRKKQRELKALTFYLCLGLLTTSCLVDPAQNRTGSGGKALKNTQDTVSAGYGRVLAANPLILSDYSADEDTDLSTLITRSPVPITNNQYLIKDCTMVANCLEVTEDTGISPFYNETSQWAFPVTSTEFLQINAYYHMSKIMDTYLSDMQNYYNIVYPNTGSRPFSSTIPSDSDQHKSFWKSLTNSSSKLIVEADSSLKDNASFSPSNFKIRLGYLSGYTNLKMAQDPSVIYHEFGHTVVERLMNHRNRSYAVNNCLGNDEYEVCSGESQLGYFAHDDALSINEGLSDYFSYFVNSREHMGEWGLGKFKNASRPLSEDDSLHIAGISSDSDSRLRYPEYLGYNVYSPEKRIDDIHLDGQIISHFLVALTKEFQNKCTGTHTQAKKLVFYTLAETLAELGDLTAKAKDSFVDQINLDINYAHEWLKSVKPVNFRNFSQAFARNVLKMTIQSTSLCPLNSFSKDDLEQLLDSYGLLLFRTYNTNYNFTGTSGNVTVNQLNRKKSELISKNLLIEDTRSTYSDISVFDIRSTIYQTIRNQMKIEEVTTTDARYNNGNGQVSPGEIVGIFANVFNKSNSIMAGTRVLASDWAHMQDGLPCTDLSDNFPSLAQGGTTCDQLTKDNYDDSGRIMPVCMLTYNDGSSTKILNQHEFLKKMKSDIGLLEQDCLGQGEERTQDDLNNCFVKAIPSANTQNIPFMLPNSNWQETMQDEQGQPIFTDSNLMFFEINKNIPIGTEVTCRLRTTFSNCDDCYHDSQSSYDDFSDFEFAGEKPFNILNINFKIGQ; encoded by the coding sequence TTGAATATAGCGGTACGTAAGCTTAGAAAAAAACAAAGAGAATTAAAAGCACTCACCTTTTATTTGTGCTTAGGGCTTCTTACAACTTCATGCTTAGTAGATCCCGCTCAAAATCGTACAGGTTCTGGGGGAAAGGCCCTAAAGAATACACAAGATACAGTCTCTGCAGGTTATGGACGAGTACTTGCTGCTAATCCACTGATCTTAAGTGATTATAGTGCTGATGAAGATACAGATCTATCAACTCTTATCACGCGCTCTCCAGTACCAATCACAAATAATCAATATCTAATTAAAGATTGTACCATGGTTGCAAACTGCCTTGAGGTTACAGAAGATACAGGAATTTCTCCTTTCTACAATGAAACAAGTCAATGGGCATTTCCAGTTACATCAACTGAATTTCTACAAATTAATGCTTACTACCACATGTCAAAGATCATGGATACATACCTATCGGACATGCAAAATTACTATAATATCGTTTATCCAAATACTGGATCACGTCCCTTCTCAAGTACAATTCCAAGTGATTCCGATCAGCATAAGTCATTTTGGAAAAGCTTAACAAACTCAAGTTCAAAACTTATTGTAGAAGCGGATTCTTCACTTAAAGATAATGCAAGCTTTAGCCCAAGTAATTTCAAAATAAGGCTAGGTTATCTATCTGGTTATACAAATTTAAAAATGGCACAAGACCCTTCAGTTATCTACCATGAGTTCGGTCATACTGTTGTTGAGCGTCTAATGAACCATCGTAATCGCTCTTACGCAGTAAATAATTGCCTTGGAAATGATGAATACGAAGTATGTAGTGGTGAAAGTCAACTAGGATACTTTGCTCACGATGATGCTTTATCAATCAACGAAGGTCTATCAGATTATTTCTCGTACTTCGTTAATAGTCGTGAACATATGGGAGAATGGGGACTTGGTAAATTTAAAAATGCCTCTCGCCCACTTTCAGAAGATGATAGTCTTCACATTGCAGGAATATCAAGTGATAGTGATTCACGCTTAAGATATCCAGAATACCTAGGATATAATGTATATTCACCTGAAAAAAGAATTGATGATATCCACTTAGATGGACAAATAATCAGTCACTTCTTAGTTGCTCTTACAAAAGAATTTCAAAATAAATGTACTGGCACTCACACACAAGCTAAGAAATTAGTATTCTACACTTTGGCCGAAACACTGGCAGAACTTGGTGACTTAACAGCAAAGGCAAAGGACAGTTTTGTCGACCAGATAAATCTGGATATTAACTATGCACACGAATGGCTTAAATCAGTAAAGCCTGTTAATTTTAGAAACTTCTCTCAGGCATTTGCTAGAAATGTTTTAAAAATGACTATACAAAGCACAAGCCTATGCCCTCTCAATTCATTCTCAAAAGATGATCTTGAGCAATTACTGGACTCTTATGGCCTACTCCTATTTAGAACATATAATACTAATTATAACTTTACAGGTACATCTGGTAACGTAACTGTTAATCAACTTAATAGAAAAAAATCTGAACTAATAAGTAAAAATCTTTTAATAGAAGACACAAGATCGACATATTCGGATATTAGTGTTTTCGATATAAGATCGACGATCTATCAAACAATTAGAAATCAAATGAAGATCGAAGAAGTCACAACAACAGATGCAAGATACAATAATGGTAACGGCCAGGTTTCACCAGGAGAAATCGTTGGAATCTTTGCTAATGTCTTTAATAAGTCCAATTCGATTATGGCAGGAACAAGAGTGCTCGCTTCAGACTGGGCACATATGCAAGATGGCCTTCCATGTACAGATTTAAGTGACAACTTTCCTTCCCTAGCTCAGGGTGGAACAACATGTGACCAATTAACAAAAGATAACTATGATGATTCAGGACGTATCATGCCAGTTTGCATGCTTACATATAATGATGGCTCAAGCACAAAGATTTTAAATCAACATGAATTCTTAAAAAAGATGAAATCAGATATTGGACTACTTGAACAAGATTGTCTTGGACAAGGAGAAGAAAGAACACAAGATGATTTAAATAACTGTTTCGTAAAGGCCATACCAAGTGCTAACACACAGAATATACCATTCATGCTACCTAACTCAAACTGGCAAGAAACAATGCAAGATGAACAAGGACAGCCAATATTCACTGACTCAAATTTAATGTTTTTTGAAATTAACAAAAATATACCAATTGGAACGGAAGTCACATGTCGCCTACGTACGACATTTTCAAATTGTGATGATTGCTATCATGATAGCCAATCTTCATATGACGACTTCAGTGATTTTGAATTTGCAGGTGAGAAACCTTTTAATATTTTAAATATTAATTTTAAGATTGGACAATAG
- a CDS encoding c-type cytochrome, translated as MKLTALALITLGIFSMNSVQAQSAANGKTLYNRCVSCHGENGEGKKSMKAPRIAGQYDWYIYSSLVQFKTGERKNPDMLPFIKNLKDSDFKDLAAYISTL; from the coding sequence ATGAAGTTAACGGCCCTAGCACTTATCACACTTGGTATTTTTTCAATGAATAGTGTTCAAGCACAGAGCGCTGCTAATGGTAAGACATTATATAATCGTTGTGTTTCTTGTCACGGTGAAAATGGTGAAGGTAAGAAGTCAATGAAGGCTCCACGTATTGCTGGCCAATATGATTGGTATATTTACTCGTCACTTGTTCAATTTAAAACAGGTGAAAGAAAGAACCCAGATATGTTACCATTTATTAAGAATCTGAAAGACTCAGATTTCAAAGATCTTGCTGCGTATATCTCAACTCTTTAA
- a CDS encoding heparan-alpha-glucosaminide N-acetyltransferase gives MSENSKRFHLIDLIRGIAVILMIIFHFTYDLDIFGYVDVEFFRPGFWYYLPRLIVTLFMFSVGVSICMAHPGKIHMRSYNIRLAKIGIAALIISISTYFMFPKNWIYFGTLHCIFFATILITPLRNRPWLSATLAVIILILEQTKYAIPFPQMDHASLDYIAIFPWVAVSLLGITFFHLGLHRINYPQLYPLRKIQFLGKHSFLIYVTHQVILYSIVYVVYQFTKWISQL, from the coding sequence ATGAGTGAAAATTCTAAACGCTTTCATTTAATTGATTTGATTCGCGGCATTGCCGTGATTCTAATGATTATCTTCCACTTCACCTATGACCTGGATATATTCGGATATGTTGATGTCGAGTTCTTTAGGCCTGGTTTCTGGTATTACCTACCAAGACTTATTGTTACTTTATTTATGTTTTCAGTAGGTGTCTCCATCTGTATGGCCCACCCCGGAAAAATACACATGAGATCCTATAATATCCGCCTTGCAAAAATTGGAATTGCGGCCTTAATCATAAGTATCTCAACTTACTTCATGTTTCCTAAGAATTGGATATACTTTGGAACTCTCCACTGCATATTCTTTGCGACTATTTTGATCACGCCACTACGCAATAGGCCATGGCTTAGTGCAACCCTTGCCGTCATAATCCTTATCCTTGAACAAACAAAGTATGCAATTCCTTTTCCACAAATGGATCATGCATCTCTAGATTATATTGCAATATTTCCATGGGTGGCCGTTTCACTACTTGGTATCACCTTTTTTCATCTCGGCCTACACCGTATTAACTACCCTCAACTTTATCCATTGAGAAAAATACAATTTCTTGGAAAGCATTCATTCCTTATTTACGTTACGCATCAAGTGATACTTTACTCAATTGTATATGTCGTATACCAGTTCACAAAATGGATCTCTCAATTGTAA
- a CDS encoding cytochrome c biogenesis protein ResB codes for MITEKLTNKINYKYLERTIGSMKFAVIIIALFSLAMTVGTFVESYYGTDFVGRLIYKTWWFMAIQFFMCLSILFAAFVRLPPKKRLYGFYTIHTGLIVIGIGSFVTYIAGIDGTIHLRPMTPSRQVVLNEDVIEITRPDENTRAVLPLPYTAFDKNIDVKYKDVEIGRYMPFAEKQMEWLPALDESENSENTHSSSYIISNDNVAQDFTLSLHPEAYDFEASLSMGLLNITYLPKTLAPCISRPGDSGLILWDSRNSKCFTAEDKNIKVEKTSSDKRFFVIKDEGNVYSFLPDLSPWALDSNLKPVMNAPIRVFSMNLFKEKPNLFLFGRQASFWDKYEEKWVSQEFDNNGEMTLPWMGFTLKLIRHEDNLVPTMVPHSTLPIQQNGSLVKGATRAARVKVRDKEYWLTDDKPVTVLIDGVKTNIFLTKRSFMLPFEFTLTRFKMDKDPGTNRPASYESFVNLFTNGNTTPYHVYMNNPLKYDGFTFYQASYSQDPQTGQYSSTLSVNLDQGRWIKYLGSLLLVFGCSWHYYLNYRPKKKNKDLLGLDEETGDLNA; via the coding sequence ATGATTACAGAAAAATTAACGAATAAGATAAATTATAAGTATCTTGAGCGCACAATCGGCTCAATGAAGTTTGCAGTTATTATTATCGCTTTATTTTCATTAGCAATGACTGTGGGAACATTTGTTGAAAGCTATTACGGAACTGACTTTGTAGGGCGCCTGATCTATAAGACTTGGTGGTTCATGGCCATCCAATTCTTCATGTGTCTGAGTATCCTATTTGCGGCCTTTGTAAGACTCCCTCCTAAAAAGCGTCTCTATGGATTTTATACAATTCACACAGGTCTAATCGTAATTGGAATAGGCTCATTCGTTACATATATCGCTGGTATTGACGGGACGATTCACCTTCGTCCAATGACTCCATCAAGACAAGTTGTTTTAAATGAAGATGTAATCGAGATCACACGCCCTGATGAAAATACAAGGGCCGTTCTTCCTCTTCCATATACAGCATTTGATAAGAATATTGATGTCAAATATAAAGACGTTGAGATTGGACGTTATATGCCATTTGCTGAAAAACAAATGGAATGGCTACCAGCTCTTGATGAATCTGAAAATAGTGAGAATACTCATTCTTCAAGTTACATTATTTCAAACGATAACGTTGCTCAAGACTTCACACTAAGCCTTCATCCAGAAGCATATGACTTTGAAGCATCTCTATCAATGGGATTATTAAATATCACTTACCTACCAAAAACATTGGCACCATGTATTAGCCGCCCAGGAGATAGCGGATTAATACTTTGGGATTCAAGAAATTCAAAATGTTTCACGGCCGAAGATAAGAATATAAAAGTAGAAAAAACAAGCTCTGATAAAAGATTCTTCGTTATTAAAGATGAAGGCAATGTATATTCATTTCTACCTGATTTAAGCCCATGGGCCCTCGACAGTAATTTAAAACCAGTCATGAATGCACCAATTCGTGTTTTTTCAATGAATTTATTTAAAGAAAAACCGAACCTCTTCCTATTTGGCCGCCAGGCTTCATTCTGGGACAAGTACGAAGAAAAATGGGTTAGCCAAGAATTCGATAACAATGGTGAGATGACTCTACCTTGGATGGGCTTCACATTAAAACTAATACGCCATGAAGATAATCTTGTACCGACAATGGTACCTCACTCGACATTACCAATTCAGCAAAATGGTTCTCTTGTAAAAGGTGCCACTAGAGCGGCCAGAGTAAAAGTTAGAGACAAAGAGTACTGGCTAACTGATGATAAGCCCGTAACAGTTCTAATTGATGGTGTTAAAACAAATATCTTTTTAACAAAGCGATCATTTATGCTTCCATTTGAGTTTACGTTAACTCGTTTCAAAATGGATAAAGACCCAGGGACGAATCGTCCTGCAAGTTATGAGAGTTTTGTAAACCTATTCACAAACGGAAATACTACCCCATATCATGTCTATATGAATAATCCATTAAAATATGATGGATTCACATTCTACCAAGCTTCATATTCACAAGATCCACAAACTGGTCAATATAGTTCAACTCTTTCAGTGAACTTAGACCAAGGACGTTGGATTAAGTATCTTGGTTCACTTCTTCTTGTTTTTGGTTGCTCTTGGCATTATTACCTAAATTATAGGCCAAAGAAGAAGAATAAGGACCTACTTGGACTTGATGAAGAAACAGGAGACCTAAATGCTTAA
- a CDS encoding cytochrome c biogenesis protein, with product MLKLLLSFFVLTNVYANVNFCQSELEKMPIRQDGRVKPLTVHAKEVIDHLTGKKKAKGYTSVETFCHLSAKAFGLEVPFKLKTKIEHKDTKKLLDSDGEMGFDELITHSTTIRMAYQKEKVESGYKKELNKLLNKIGLYNDIVGGTNWQLPVKVGAEINWTPLTDFLTKEKIDAIAQTSSTPFKDAFAQAKKDYVNLKGDKYMVEYTFDKMQLTKIAFALTLIALAALVLFKKFGVALSLAAVTIIVQTIYLSLRVYISGRAPITNMYETVIFSGYGGLLLSMIIGHLKKEKTYLYMGLAYNLCTLMMITFATNMVSPSISPLVPVLRDNFWLSTHVTTIIMSYGALALSWILANTILFRKAFGEFSSKDETYYNDLIYTTLKYGVIMLAAGIILGGVWADYSWGRFWGWDPKETWSLIVLCIYMAILHGKYTNWINNNRFGTLVAGAFMSVMMAWFGVNYILATGLHSYGFSQGGAYFLGTFFTIQTLILIFTNIKIHSNKSA from the coding sequence ATGCTTAAACTACTACTAAGCTTTTTTGTACTAACAAACGTTTATGCAAATGTTAATTTTTGCCAAAGTGAACTTGAAAAAATGCCAATTAGGCAGGACGGAAGAGTTAAGCCTTTAACGGTTCATGCTAAAGAAGTTATTGATCACTTAACGGGCAAGAAGAAAGCTAAAGGATACACAAGTGTAGAAACTTTCTGTCATTTAAGTGCGAAAGCATTTGGACTTGAAGTACCATTTAAGCTTAAAACAAAAATTGAGCATAAAGACACGAAAAAACTTTTAGATAGCGATGGAGAGATGGGATTTGATGAACTCATCACTCATAGCACGACAATTAGAATGGCATACCAAAAAGAAAAGGTAGAGTCAGGTTATAAGAAAGAGCTAAACAAGTTATTAAACAAAATTGGCCTCTACAATGACATTGTCGGGGGAACAAATTGGCAACTCCCAGTGAAAGTAGGAGCAGAAATAAATTGGACACCTCTTACTGACTTTCTAACGAAGGAAAAGATTGATGCCATAGCACAAACTTCTAGTACGCCATTTAAAGACGCATTTGCTCAAGCAAAGAAAGACTATGTGAACCTAAAAGGTGACAAGTACATGGTTGAGTATACTTTTGATAAAATGCAGTTAACAAAGATTGCATTTGCTTTAACACTTATTGCTCTTGCGGCACTCGTTTTATTTAAAAAGTTTGGCGTGGCCTTAAGTCTTGCTGCTGTAACTATTATTGTTCAAACAATTTACTTAAGTCTAAGAGTTTATATTTCTGGACGTGCACCAATTACTAATATGTACGAAACAGTTATCTTCTCGGGCTATGGTGGGCTACTTCTTTCAATGATCATCGGGCACCTTAAAAAAGAAAAAACATATTTATATATGGGGCTTGCTTATAATCTATGTACACTTATGATGATCACATTTGCGACGAATATGGTTTCACCGTCGATTAGCCCACTTGTACCAGTACTAAGAGACAATTTCTGGTTAAGTACACACGTTACAACTATTATTATGTCTTACGGGGCACTAGCATTAAGTTGGATTTTGGCCAATACAATTCTATTTAGAAAGGCCTTTGGCGAGTTCTCTTCAAAAGATGAAACTTATTACAATGACTTAATTTACACAACACTTAAGTATGGTGTGATTATGTTAGCAGCAGGAATTATTCTCGGTGGTGTATGGGCCGATTATTCTTGGGGACGTTTTTGGGGCTGGGACCCTAAGGAGACATGGTCACTAATCGTTCTGTGTATTTATATGGCAATACTTCATGGAAAATACACAAACTGGATTAATAATAATCGCTTTGGAACTCTCGTAGCTGGAGCGTTTATGAGTGTTATGATGGCGTGGTTTGGAGTTAACTATATCCTAGCAACAGGCCTTCATTCATATGGATTCTCTCAAGGAGGAGCTTACTTCCTTGGAACATTCTTTACAATTCAGACATTAATTTTAATTTTTACTAATATAAAGATTCACTCGAATAAATCAGCATAA